The Thioalkalivibrio thiocyanodenitrificans ARhD 1 genome window below encodes:
- the gcvT gene encoding glycine cleavage system aminomethyltransferase GcvT — protein sequence MSKQTPLYGKHVEAGARMVDFGGWSMPLHYGSQLDEHHQVRRDAGMFDVSHMTVVDVKGRGARDYLRSLLANDVARLKVPGKALYSCMLTPEGGVVDDLITYYLSDDFYRTVVNAATRDKDLAWMRDHATGFEVVLQERDDLAMLAVQGPAARDKAMSVMNGEVAAAADGLAPFFGAQAGDWFVGRTGYTGEDGFEILLPATEAPEFWGRLAGAGVAPAGLGARDTLRLEAGLNLYGSDMDEQVSPLESGLAWTVAFEPAERDFIGRVALETQKSAGGLRRFVGLVLEGRGVLRGHMRVLAGEAGEGEITSGGFSPTLGVSIALARVPAGTGEHVEVDMRGKPQPARVVKPPFVRNGKACVEI from the coding sequence ATGAGCAAGCAGACCCCGCTTTATGGGAAGCATGTGGAAGCCGGTGCCCGAATGGTGGACTTCGGCGGCTGGTCCATGCCCCTGCATTACGGATCCCAGCTGGACGAGCATCATCAGGTCCGCCGGGACGCCGGGATGTTCGATGTCTCCCACATGACCGTCGTCGACGTGAAGGGCCGGGGGGCGCGCGACTACCTGCGCAGCCTGCTGGCCAACGACGTGGCCCGGCTCAAGGTGCCCGGCAAGGCGCTCTACAGCTGCATGCTGACCCCGGAAGGGGGCGTGGTCGACGATCTCATCACCTATTATCTGTCGGATGACTTCTACCGCACGGTGGTCAATGCGGCCACCCGGGACAAGGATCTGGCCTGGATGCGTGATCACGCCACGGGTTTTGAAGTGGTGCTGCAGGAACGCGACGACCTGGCCATGCTGGCCGTGCAGGGACCCGCGGCCCGGGACAAGGCGATGTCGGTGATGAACGGCGAGGTGGCTGCGGCCGCCGATGGCCTGGCACCGTTCTTCGGCGCCCAGGCGGGGGATTGGTTCGTGGGCCGTACGGGTTACACGGGTGAGGATGGTTTCGAGATCTTGCTGCCCGCAACCGAGGCACCGGAATTCTGGGGTCGCCTGGCGGGTGCCGGGGTGGCGCCGGCGGGGCTGGGCGCCCGGGATACCCTGCGGTTGGAGGCGGGTTTGAACCTTTACGGATCCGACATGGACGAGCAGGTTTCGCCGCTCGAATCCGGCCTGGCGTGGACCGTGGCGTTCGAGCCTGCGGAGCGCGATTTCATCGGGCGCGTGGCGCTGGAAACGCAGAAATCCGCCGGCGGGCTTCGCCGCTTCGTGGGCCTGGTGCTGGAAGGCCGCGGTGTGCTTCGCGGCCACATGCGTGTGCTGGCCGGGGAGGCGGGCGAGGGAGAGATCACCAGCGGCGGGTTTTCGCCCACCCTGGGCGTATCCATCGCCCTGGCCAGGGTGCCCGCGGGCACCGGCGAGCACGTGGAAGTGGACATGCGCGGCAAGCCCCAACCGGCCAGGGTGGTCAAGCCCCCGTTCGTACGCAATGGCAAGGCCTGCGTGGAGATCTAG
- the gcvH gene encoding glycine cleavage system protein GcvH — translation MSNTPADLRYTKSHEWVRSESDGTVTVGISDHAQELLGDLVFVETPEVGSSQEAGAACAVVESVKAASDVYAPVSGEVVAVNEQLADSPELVNTDPYGEGWLFRLKPEDGALDALLDADAYQALVDEEA, via the coding sequence ATGAGCAATACGCCTGCTGATCTTCGCTATACCAAGAGCCACGAGTGGGTGCGCAGTGAGTCCGACGGCACCGTCACCGTGGGTATCTCCGATCACGCCCAGGAACTGCTGGGGGACCTGGTGTTCGTGGAAACGCCCGAGGTGGGCAGCAGCCAGGAGGCCGGCGCCGCCTGCGCGGTGGTGGAGTCCGTCAAGGCCGCCTCCGACGTGTACGCTCCGGTGAGCGGTGAAGTGGTGGCGGTCAATGAGCAACTGGCCGACAGCCCTGAGCTGGTCAACACGGACCCCTATGGCGAGGGCTGGCTGTTTCGCCTGAAGCCCGAGGACGGTGCCCTGGACGCGCTCCTTGATGCCGACGCATACCAGGCGCTGGTGGACGAGGAGGCCTGA
- the gcvPA gene encoding aminomethyl-transferring glycine dehydrogenase subunit GcvPA, whose protein sequence is MPFNPHTETDIRDMLAAIGVDDIEQLFDEIPSALRSGPLIRVPEALSEMEVTRLMRGRAAQDQVALNFIGAGAYEHHIPAAVWQIATRGEFYSAYTPYQAEASQGTLQLVYEYQTMITGLTGMDVSNASLYDGASALAEAVLMSVRANRKAKGRRILMPASVNPVYRSVTRAIVGGQGIELVDVPFDAASGRVDPASLKAFEGEDITALVIPQPNFFGVLEEVDALTDWAHAQGAQVIGVVNPVSLALLKPPGEWGAGGADIVAGEGQPLGAPLSSGGPYFGFMCCRKEHVRQMPGRIVGRTRDADGRPGFVLTLQAREQHIRRSKATSNICTNQGLVVTAATIHMALLGPEGLERVAGHCHANTHALLERLKPLGVTAAFNGEAFHEIALRLDRPVRPVLAAMAEQGVLGGYPLGDDYPALDDLLLVCATETKTEADLDRYAEVMKAALAGYG, encoded by the coding sequence ATGCCTTTCAATCCTCATACCGAGACCGACATACGGGACATGCTGGCCGCCATCGGCGTCGACGATATCGAGCAGTTGTTCGATGAGATCCCGTCGGCGCTGCGTTCCGGGCCGTTGATCCGGGTGCCCGAGGCGCTGAGCGAGATGGAAGTCACGCGGCTCATGCGCGGTCGCGCCGCGCAGGATCAGGTGGCGTTGAATTTCATCGGTGCCGGTGCCTACGAGCACCATATCCCGGCGGCCGTCTGGCAGATTGCCACCCGCGGCGAGTTCTACAGCGCCTATACCCCGTACCAGGCCGAAGCCAGTCAGGGCACCCTGCAGCTGGTCTACGAGTACCAGACCATGATCACGGGGCTGACCGGCATGGATGTCTCCAACGCCTCGCTCTACGACGGCGCCTCGGCGCTGGCGGAGGCGGTACTCATGAGCGTACGCGCCAACCGCAAGGCCAAGGGGCGTCGCATCCTCATGCCCGCCTCGGTCAATCCGGTGTACCGCTCCGTGACCCGCGCCATCGTGGGCGGCCAGGGCATCGAACTGGTGGATGTGCCCTTCGATGCCGCGAGCGGGCGGGTGGATCCGGCGTCGCTGAAGGCCTTCGAGGGTGAGGATATTACTGCCCTGGTCATTCCCCAACCCAACTTCTTCGGCGTGCTGGAGGAGGTGGATGCGCTCACGGACTGGGCCCATGCCCAGGGCGCGCAGGTGATCGGGGTGGTAAACCCGGTCAGCCTTGCACTGCTCAAGCCGCCCGGCGAATGGGGTGCCGGAGGCGCCGATATCGTCGCCGGCGAGGGCCAGCCCCTGGGCGCGCCGTTGTCTTCCGGGGGGCCTTATTTCGGCTTCATGTGCTGCCGTAAGGAGCACGTGCGCCAGATGCCCGGGCGCATCGTGGGCCGCACCCGGGACGCGGACGGCCGACCGGGTTTCGTCCTGACGCTTCAGGCACGCGAACAGCATATCCGCCGGTCCAAGGCCACCTCCAACATCTGCACCAACCAGGGTCTGGTGGTCACCGCCGCCACCATCCACATGGCGCTGCTGGGCCCGGAGGGCCTGGAGCGGGTGGCGGGCCATTGCCATGCCAATACCCATGCGCTCCTGGAGCGCCTGAAGCCCCTGGGTGTCACAGCCGCATTCAATGGTGAAGCCTTCCACGAGATTGCCCTGCGGCTGGACAGGCCGGTGCGCCCGGTGCTGGCCGCCATGGCGGAACAGGGTGTGCTCGGCGGCTATCCGCTGGGGGATGACTACCCGGCGCTGGACGACCTGCTGCTGGTGTGCGCCACCGAGACCAAGACCGAGGCGGATCTGGATCGGTATGCGGAGGTGATGAAGGCAGCGCTGGCGGGGTATGGTTAA
- the gcvPB gene encoding aminomethyl-transferring glycine dehydrogenase subunit GcvPB has protein sequence MLIFERSRPGRGATAQAPQREASVSGLPERFRRGSRAPLPELSELDVVRHYTRLSQKNFSIDTQFYPLGSCTMKYNPRACNSLAMLPGFLDRHPLAPESCSQGYLACMHELQEMLTDVTGMKGGVSLTPMAGAQGEFAGVAMIRAYHDARKDTARTEILVPDAAHGTNPATATMCGYTVREIPTDDSGDVDMDALQAALGPHTAGIMLTNPSTLGVFERRIKEIADLVHQAGGLLYYDGANLNAILGKVRPGDMGFDVIHMNLHKTFSTPHGGGGPGAGAVGVSERLRPFMPIPVVARDEDGRYRWLTEKDLPQSIGRLSAFAGNAGVLLRAYVYMRMLGRAGMSRVADFSTLNANYVMARLRERGFELAFPDRRATHEFIVTLKRLAKETEVTAMDVAKRLLDYDYHAPTTYFPLLVPECLLIEPTETESKETLDGFVDAMAQILEEARTTPDKVKGAPYTQPNRRFDEVRAARELDVVWQPRSGTGDSDPPGPGMSG, from the coding sequence ATGCTGATCTTCGAGCGTTCCCGTCCCGGGCGCGGGGCTACGGCCCAGGCGCCGCAGCGTGAGGCATCGGTAAGCGGGCTGCCCGAGCGCTTCCGCCGGGGCTCGCGTGCACCGCTGCCGGAACTGTCCGAGCTGGACGTGGTGCGTCATTACACCCGGCTGTCCCAGAAGAACTTCTCCATCGACACGCAGTTCTATCCACTGGGCTCCTGCACCATGAAGTACAACCCGCGGGCCTGCAACAGCCTGGCCATGCTGCCCGGTTTCCTGGATCGGCATCCGCTCGCGCCCGAATCGTGCAGCCAGGGCTATCTGGCCTGCATGCACGAATTGCAGGAGATGCTGACGGATGTCACGGGCATGAAGGGCGGAGTCTCCCTGACACCCATGGCGGGCGCCCAGGGCGAGTTCGCCGGCGTGGCCATGATTCGCGCCTACCATGATGCCCGCAAGGACACGGCGCGCACCGAGATCCTGGTGCCCGACGCCGCCCACGGCACCAATCCGGCCACGGCGACCATGTGCGGGTACACGGTGCGCGAGATCCCCACCGACGATTCCGGTGACGTGGACATGGATGCCCTGCAGGCGGCGCTGGGTCCGCATACGGCGGGCATCATGCTCACCAACCCGTCCACGCTGGGCGTGTTCGAGCGGCGCATCAAGGAGATCGCCGATCTGGTGCACCAGGCCGGCGGCCTGCTTTACTACGACGGCGCGAATCTGAACGCCATTCTCGGCAAGGTGCGCCCCGGCGATATGGGTTTCGACGTGATCCACATGAACCTGCACAAGACCTTCTCGACGCCCCACGGCGGCGGCGGTCCGGGTGCCGGTGCCGTGGGAGTGAGCGAACGCCTGCGGCCCTTCATGCCCATCCCGGTGGTGGCCCGGGACGAGGACGGACGCTATCGCTGGCTCACCGAGAAGGACCTGCCCCAGTCCATCGGACGGCTGTCCGCATTTGCGGGCAATGCCGGTGTGCTGCTGCGTGCCTATGTCTACATGCGCATGCTGGGCCGTGCGGGTATGTCCCGGGTGGCGGATTTCTCCACCCTAAACGCCAACTACGTGATGGCCCGCCTCAGGGAGAGGGGTTTCGAACTGGCCTTCCCGGATCGCCGTGCGACGCACGAGTTCATCGTCACCCTCAAACGGCTTGCCAAAGAGACGGAGGTCACCGCCATGGACGTGGCCAAGCGCCTGCTGGATTACGACTATCATGCCCCCACCACGTACTTCCCGCTGCTGGTGCCCGAGTGCCTGCTGATCGAACCCACGGAGACCGAGAGCAAGGAGACCCTGGACGGCTTCGTGGATGCCATGGCGCAGATCCTGGAGGAGGCCCGCACCACGCCCGACAAGGTCAAGGGCGCCCCCTACACGCAGCCGAACCGGCGTTTCGACGAGGTGCGTGCCGCCCGTGAGTTGGACGTGGTCTGGCAGCCGCGCTCAGGCACCGGAGACAGCGACCCGCCCGGGCCGGGCATGTCCGGCTGA
- a CDS encoding diacylglycerol kinase — MAYSGDRGLTRIVRAVGYSWTGLCAAVRHEAAFRQELLVVVPAVPLALWLGETGVERALLVGSLLLVLIVELLNSAIEAAIDRFGGEVHELSARAKDFGSAAVLLSLINAVVVWLLVLL; from the coding sequence ATGGCCTACAGCGGCGACCGTGGCCTGACGCGCATCGTCAGGGCCGTGGGCTACTCCTGGACCGGATTGTGCGCCGCGGTCCGGCACGAGGCGGCGTTTCGCCAGGAGTTGCTGGTGGTGGTGCCGGCCGTGCCCCTGGCGCTCTGGCTGGGCGAGACGGGTGTCGAGCGCGCCCTGCTGGTGGGCAGTCTGCTGCTGGTGCTCATCGTGGAACTGCTCAACTCCGCCATCGAGGCCGCCATCGACCGGTTTGGCGGCGAGGTGCATGAACTCTCCGCGCGTGCCAAGGACTTCGGGTCTGCGGCGGTGCTTCTCTCCCTGATCAACGCCGTGGTGGTGTGGCTGCTGGTGCTCCTGTAG
- a CDS encoding GlcG/HbpS family heme-binding protein: protein MTIIRSLLLGTAIMTAGAAQADAPVTLDIKRLTLEMAYQIAHATLEACRAEGVNVAVTVVDRGGHPQVVLRDTLAMDLTLEISKQKAYTAMSFNAPLSDMEDRFTKPFQVGKVQGIVFSAGGLPIHVAGSIVGGVGVSGAPSGELDERCAAAGIDSVQFELEMG, encoded by the coding sequence ATGACGATCATTCGTTCGCTGTTGCTTGGCACCGCCATCATGACGGCCGGCGCCGCCCAGGCCGATGCCCCGGTCACCCTGGACATCAAGCGCCTGACACTGGAGATGGCGTACCAGATTGCCCACGCCACACTGGAGGCCTGCCGCGCCGAAGGCGTGAACGTGGCTGTCACCGTGGTGGATCGGGGCGGGCATCCCCAGGTGGTGCTGCGCGATACCCTGGCCATGGACCTGACGCTGGAGATCTCGAAGCAGAAGGCCTACACAGCCATGTCCTTCAACGCCCCGCTGTCGGATATGGAGGACCGGTTCACCAAGCCCTTCCAGGTGGGTAAGGTGCAGGGCATCGTGTTCTCGGCGGGCGGACTTCCTATCCATGTGGCCGGCTCCATTGTCGGCGGTGTGGGCGTGAGCGGCGCGCCAAGCGGAGAACTGGACGAGCGTTGCGCGGCCGCCGGCATCGACTCGGTGCAGTTCGAGCTCGAGATGGGATGA
- the znuA gene encoding zinc ABC transporter substrate-binding protein ZnuA, whose translation MPRWYAPRLTPLSRLVLCLCVLVLAMSAAGAQEPPRVVVSIKPIHDLVMGVTRGISEPVLLVPGGASPHDYALRPSGMRSLQEAQVVIWVGPELENFLVRPLSGLPPDAHRIALLHDADLVTYPVRSGGIWETHDHGHGHDHGHGHDHAAAHGDDRGAPDAHAWLSPENARRIVRHVAGMLAERDPGNAGAYRDNMDQLLGRLGHLEQDLAQRLAPVQGRPFIVFHDAYQYFERHFGLTPAGSITVDPSRAPGARRVQEIRQRLAEADVLCVFSEPQFRPAIVATVTEGTPARAGILDPLGADLPSGLEGYEQLLRNMADSLIDCLIDEG comes from the coding sequence ATGCCGCGCTGGTATGCCCCGAGACTAACACCGCTTTCCCGCCTTGTCCTGTGCCTGTGTGTCCTTGTCCTCGCCATGTCCGCCGCCGGGGCCCAGGAACCGCCGCGCGTTGTCGTCAGCATCAAGCCCATACACGATCTGGTCATGGGGGTGACCCGGGGGATCTCCGAACCGGTACTTCTGGTACCCGGCGGCGCATCGCCCCACGACTATGCCCTGCGCCCTTCCGGAATGCGCAGCCTGCAGGAGGCGCAGGTGGTGATCTGGGTAGGCCCCGAACTGGAGAATTTCCTGGTGCGCCCCCTTTCCGGGCTGCCGCCGGATGCGCACCGCATCGCATTGCTGCATGACGCGGATCTGGTGACCTATCCGGTACGCAGCGGCGGCATCTGGGAGACCCACGACCACGGTCACGGTCACGATCACGGTCACGGTCACGACCACGCCGCAGCACATGGCGATGACCGGGGTGCACCGGACGCCCATGCCTGGCTCTCTCCGGAGAACGCACGCCGCATCGTGCGCCATGTGGCGGGGATGCTGGCGGAACGCGACCCGGGCAACGCCGGCGCGTATCGGGACAACATGGATCAGCTGCTGGGGCGGCTGGGGCATCTGGAGCAGGACCTGGCACAACGCCTGGCACCCGTACAGGGGCGTCCCTTCATCGTGTTCCACGATGCCTACCAGTACTTCGAGCGCCACTTCGGGCTGACGCCGGCCGGTTCCATCACCGTGGATCCGTCCCGGGCGCCGGGGGCCCGGCGAGTGCAGGAGATCCGCCAGCGCCTCGCGGAGGCCGATGTACTGTGTGTGTTCAGCGAGCCTCAGTTCCGTCCGGCCATCGTGGCCACGGTCACCGAAGGCACCCCCGCCCGCGCGGGCATCCTGGACCCCCTGGGCGCGGACCTCCCCTCCGGCCTCGAGGGCTATGAACAGCTGCTGCGCAACATGGCCGACAGCCTGATCGACTGTCTTATTGATGAAGGATGA
- a CDS encoding ATP-binding cassette domain-containing protein — translation MSGRETSVSGAAPLVEARGVELVLGGRRILHHVDLTVQPGQIVTLIGPNGAGKTCLVRVLLGLLTQTGGRVTRAPGLKVGYMPQRVLVDEVLPITVGRFLTLGGRAGRRRQREVLEETGVAHLMDQPIQSVSGGEMQRVLLARALLREPDLLVLDEPAQGVDVGGQGEVFRLIAGLRERYGCGVLLVSHELHLVMAAADAVVCLNQHVCCTGRPEAVSRHPEYLRLFGDPSEAIGLAVYAHDHDHRHDLHGRVVENEKQQETP, via the coding sequence GTGAGTGGTCGGGAAACAAGCGTTTCAGGCGCGGCGCCTCTGGTGGAGGCGCGCGGCGTGGAACTGGTATTGGGCGGGCGGCGGATCCTCCATCATGTGGATCTGACCGTGCAGCCGGGCCAGATTGTCACCCTGATCGGTCCCAACGGCGCGGGCAAGACCTGCCTCGTGCGGGTGCTGTTGGGCCTGCTGACCCAGACGGGCGGGCGGGTGACCCGTGCGCCCGGTCTGAAGGTGGGTTACATGCCCCAGCGTGTGCTGGTGGACGAGGTACTGCCCATTACCGTGGGGCGTTTTCTCACCCTGGGAGGTCGGGCCGGGCGCAGGCGCCAGCGTGAAGTGCTCGAGGAGACCGGCGTGGCGCATCTGATGGATCAACCCATCCAGTCGGTGTCCGGCGGCGAGATGCAAAGGGTGCTGCTGGCGCGTGCCCTGTTGCGCGAGCCGGACCTGCTGGTGCTGGACGAGCCCGCTCAGGGTGTGGATGTGGGCGGCCAGGGAGAGGTGTTTCGTCTGATTGCCGGGCTGCGCGAACGCTACGGCTGTGGCGTGCTCCTGGTCTCCCACGAGTTGCACCTGGTGATGGCCGCGGCGGATGCGGTGGTCTGCCTGAACCAGCATGTGTGCTGCACCGGCCGCCCCGAGGCGGTCAGCCGCCACCCGGAATACCTCAGGCTGTTCGGCGATCCCTCGGAGGCCATAGGGCTGGCAGTCTATGCACATGATCACGACCACCGCCACGACCTGCACGGCCGCGTGGTAGAAAATGAAAAGCAGCAGGAAACGCCATGA
- the znuB gene encoding zinc ABC transporter permease subunit ZnuB, with translation MDDFILRALMGGMAVALVAGPLGAFVVWRRMAYFGDTLAHSALLGVALGFLLGISMNLTVIALCTGLAVLLVLLQRQRRLASDTLLGILAHSTLSLGLVAVAFLEGVRIDLMGYLFGDILAVSQTDLAWIFGGGLLALLLLAVLWRPLLAMTVHEDLARVEGVPVMWVSLGFMLLIAVVIAVAMKVVGILLITSLMIIPAATARRLAATPEQMAVLAGVFGALAVAGGVAGSLQWDTPTGPSIVVAAAALFVVVYIVPGRRFRQAG, from the coding sequence ATGGACGATTTCATCCTCAGAGCGCTGATGGGCGGCATGGCGGTGGCCCTGGTGGCGGGACCGCTGGGTGCCTTCGTGGTGTGGCGGCGCATGGCCTATTTCGGAGACACCCTGGCCCATTCGGCCCTGTTGGGAGTCGCGCTGGGTTTTCTGCTGGGCATCAGCATGAATCTGACGGTGATCGCCCTGTGCACCGGGCTTGCGGTCCTGCTGGTGCTTCTGCAGCGCCAGCGGCGGCTGGCCAGCGACACCCTGCTCGGCATCCTCGCGCACAGCACGCTATCCCTTGGCCTCGTGGCCGTGGCCTTTCTGGAAGGCGTGCGCATCGACCTCATGGGTTACCTGTTCGGTGACATCCTGGCGGTCTCCCAGACGGACCTGGCGTGGATCTTCGGCGGCGGCCTGCTGGCGCTGCTGTTGCTGGCCGTCCTGTGGCGCCCCCTGCTGGCCATGACGGTGCACGAGGATCTGGCCCGCGTCGAGGGCGTCCCCGTGATGTGGGTCAGTCTGGGTTTCATGCTGCTGATTGCGGTGGTGATCGCCGTGGCCATGAAGGTGGTGGGCATCCTGCTGATCACCTCGCTGATGATCATCCCGGCCGCCACCGCCCGACGGCTTGCCGCCACGCCGGAACAGATGGCGGTGCTGGCGGGCGTGTTCGGTGCGCTGGCCGTGGCGGGTGGGGTGGCCGGATCACTGCAATGGGATACCCCGACGGGTCCGAGCATCGTGGTGGCGGCCGCCGCGTTGTTCGTGGTGGTCTATATCGTGCCTGGGCGGCGGTTTCGTCAAGCCGGCTGA
- the folA gene encoding type 3 dihydrofolate reductase, whose protein sequence is MKLSLIVAVDRNNLIGRNNQLPWHLPADLAFFKRTTMGAPMLMGRRTWESIGRPLPGRTSIVITSDPDYRAEGAIVVHSVDEGIRAAGDAPELFVIGGARLFADTLPRADRIHLTRIDHAFEGDTWFPGIGDDWREVRREEHGPDERNAYPYTFILLERDEDRGRV, encoded by the coding sequence ATGAAACTCTCCCTCATCGTTGCCGTCGACCGCAACAACCTCATCGGCCGCAACAATCAACTGCCCTGGCACCTGCCCGCGGACCTGGCATTCTTCAAACGCACCACCATGGGGGCACCCATGCTCATGGGGCGCAGGACCTGGGAATCCATCGGCAGACCACTGCCGGGGCGTACCAGCATCGTCATCACTTCCGACCCGGATTACCGGGCCGAAGGTGCGATCGTGGTGCATTCCGTCGACGAAGGGATTCGGGCGGCGGGCGATGCGCCTGAGCTGTTCGTGATCGGCGGCGCCCGGCTCTTTGCGGACACGCTGCCCCGGGCCGACCGGATCCATCTCACCCGCATCGACCACGCATTCGAGGGCGACACCTGGTTCCCCGGGATCGGTGACGACTGGCGGGAAGTGCGCCGCGAGGAACACGGGCCGGACGAAAGGAACGCCTATCCGTACACGTTCATCCTGCTGGAGCGCGATGAAGACAGAGGCAGGGTATAA
- a CDS encoding thymidylate synthase, whose protein sequence is MKQYLDLMRMLLEQGTEKSDRTGTGTRSLFGHQMRFDLAQGFPLVTTKKLHLKSIIHELLWFLKGETNIAYLKENGVRIWDEWATEDGELGPVYGHQWRAWPTPDGHHVDQISQVVEQIRTRPDSRRLIVSAWNVADLPDEGVSPRDNARAGRMALAPCHTFFQFYVADGRLSCQLYQRSADVFLGVPFNIASYALLTLMVAQVTDLQPGDFVHTFGDVHLYANHLEQAREQLSRAPFGLPEMRLNPEVRSLFDFRFEDFTLEGYQAHPHIKAPVAI, encoded by the coding sequence ATGAAACAGTACCTCGATCTCATGCGCATGCTGCTGGAACAGGGCACGGAGAAATCCGACCGCACCGGCACCGGCACCCGTTCCCTGTTCGGCCACCAGATGCGCTTCGACCTCGCGCAGGGCTTCCCCCTGGTGACCACCAAGAAGCTGCACCTGAAGTCCATCATCCACGAGCTGCTCTGGTTCCTGAAGGGCGAGACCAACATCGCCTACCTGAAGGAGAACGGCGTGCGCATCTGGGATGAGTGGGCCACCGAGGACGGTGAACTGGGCCCGGTGTACGGGCATCAGTGGCGGGCCTGGCCCACGCCGGACGGACACCATGTGGACCAGATCAGCCAGGTGGTGGAGCAGATCCGCACCCGGCCCGATTCCCGGCGCCTGATCGTCAGTGCATGGAACGTGGCGGACCTGCCGGATGAAGGGGTATCACCCCGGGACAATGCCCGGGCCGGGCGCATGGCGCTGGCCCCCTGTCACACCTTTTTCCAGTTCTATGTGGCCGATGGCCGGCTCTCCTGCCAGCTGTACCAGCGAAGCGCCGACGTGTTCCTGGGCGTGCCCTTCAACATTGCCTCCTACGCCCTGCTCACCCTCATGGTGGCCCAGGTCACCGATCTTCAACCCGGCGATTTCGTGCACACCTTCGGCGACGTGCACCTCTACGCCAACCATCTCGAACAGGCCCGCGAACAGCTCTCCCGGGCGCCCTTTGGCCTGCCGGAGATGCGCCTGAATCCGGAGGTGAGGTCATTGTTTGATTTCAGGTTCGAGGATTTCACCCTGGAAGGCTACCAGGCCCATCCGCATATCAAGGCACCGGTAGCGATATAA
- the lgt gene encoding prolipoprotein diacylglyceryl transferase, which produces MYPTHPFIDPVAISLGPISIHWYGLMYLVGFAGFWWVGRIHARKPWSPLKPEQVGDALFYGVIGLILGGRIGYVLFYNFGAWMADPLLIVRVWEGGMSFHGGLIGVLLASWLYGRKLGARFFQVTDFIAPLVAIGLGTGRIGNWINGELWGKPTDLPWAMVFPAADMLPRHPSQLYQAALEGLALFVILWLFSRHRRPVGAVSGLFLISYGVFRFLVEFVREPDAHIGYIAFGWLTMGQVLTAPMVLAGAAIMFWAYRQPSHP; this is translated from the coding sequence ATGTATCCCACGCACCCCTTCATCGATCCGGTGGCCATCAGCCTGGGGCCCATCAGCATCCACTGGTACGGCCTCATGTACCTGGTGGGCTTCGCCGGCTTCTGGTGGGTGGGACGCATCCACGCCCGCAAGCCATGGAGCCCCCTGAAGCCTGAGCAGGTGGGCGACGCCCTGTTCTACGGCGTGATCGGTCTCATCCTGGGCGGGCGCATCGGCTATGTGCTGTTCTACAACTTCGGCGCCTGGATGGCGGACCCGCTGCTGATCGTTCGGGTCTGGGAAGGGGGCATGAGCTTCCACGGCGGCCTGATCGGCGTGCTGCTGGCCTCCTGGCTTTACGGCCGCAAGCTGGGCGCCCGGTTCTTCCAGGTCACCGATTTCATCGCGCCGCTGGTCGCCATCGGTCTGGGCACCGGGCGCATCGGCAACTGGATCAACGGTGAGCTGTGGGGAAAACCCACGGACCTCCCCTGGGCCATGGTCTTCCCGGCCGCCGACATGCTGCCCCGCCACCCCTCCCAGCTCTACCAGGCTGCGCTGGAGGGGCTCGCCCTGTTCGTCATCCTGTGGCTGTTCTCCCGGCACCGGCGCCCGGTGGGTGCCGTCTCCGGCCTGTTCCTGATCAGCTACGGCGTGTTCCGGTTCCTGGTGGAATTCGTGCGCGAACCCGATGCGCACATCGGCTACATCGCCTTCGGCTGGCTGACCATGGGACAGGTGCTGACGGCCCCCATGGTCCTCGCCGGAGCCGCTATCATGTTCTGGGCCTACCGGCAGCCATCGCACCCCTAG